TTGCAATTGCAGCAACTCCTCTGCTTCTTTTCCCAGCTTTTGAAGGAGGGAAGAGTTTCCTTCAATAACCAAACGATCAAGAGAAATCAAGTGTTGCAATACTCTATCCTCATTCTTCAGTGAAGATGTCAGCTCCTCACATCCGCCAATCGTAAAATTTGCAACCTTCCTTAATCCTTCGGTCAATTCCCCTGTTCGGAATCTCACATGTGAAATATTTGAAAGTTGCAAGGACTCTAATAACTCAAACTCAACCCCACTTGCCTTCACTACCGCTTTGCAGCTATCTATGCATAATcgaccaatttgtttatagttggaaattgaaatcaccaattcctcacatttaaaaatTCCAAGTGTTTCTAATGAATCAAGGTTCTCGGGCACCTTGCCCTCCAATTGAGGACAATTTCtgattgaaaacaatttcaagcAAGGGAAAACCTGATCTTGTACGAAAGGAAGCCATTTCTTCCAGTTGTGCATATTTGCCAACTGAAGTTCCTCTAGTACTGGAAAAGGCAAGCTACTCTCTCCATAAAACTCAGGACCAACATTTTCCACTGCAGTCATTCCTCTAATAGAGAGCGTTTTGAGTGAAGGCAACTGTCCAAGTGGTGGCAAGATTTTACAGTTCTCACATTTGTTTAAGCTTACACGAACCATAGTAGAGAATAAACGATCTCCAATCCATTGCGAAAACTTTAGTCCAGCATAACCCTTGATGCCCAGAATTTTGAGCATTCTATCAGTTTCTAATTTGTCAAGCACGCCTAATTGAGTTTCTTGTGCATTATCTGACCATTCTAGCACCAATTCATCAAGTCTCTCCTTGAATTTTAAGTTGGCTCTCCGTGCATCCTCAGCATCGATCACATTCTCTAATCTTAAGAGCCGCAATGTCCTTTGGAGATGGAATAGGGACCCTATCTCTCTTATATCCGATTGATCACTACCTTTACCCACCACAAAATTAGGCAAAGATTGTAGATTCGTCAACCGACCTAGTTGCGGAGGCATTGCTTTCAGTGAATCTACATCTGAATTGTTGAGATGACGCAGATTCACTAGATTCCTCAAGTTAAGAGGTAGTGCCTCCAAATAACGACAACCTTCCAATATCAATGTCTGTAAGTTGTAAAGAGAGGTGGTTGATTTAGGCAAACATGCTATCCGTGTGTACGAGAGATCAAGATACCGCAGATACTTCAATTTACCAATTGAATTTGGCAACTCAGTCAGTAGATAGCCATTGAGAGAAAGCACCCGCAAGTATTGCAATTTTGGCAATAAATCAAAAGTAACCTTACGACTTAGATAATTCGAAGGATAATCACTTGAAAGTGGTAGGAAGGTTCGCAATTGTTTCACTTCAGAAAATGCCTCAAATCTTTTAACCACATCATACTTACCAGAAATGTAGGACGCATGGCGGGCCTTCGTAAAACATCCAAGTTGTACATGATCGCTATTTTGCTTGTCCTCCAATCTAAAACAAATATCTCCTGCAGCCCACTGTGCCAAACCAACAACGAGGTCATGCATTACATATTTTAAATCGATTTTATTGCTTGATTTCTGAAATATGACCTCGATCAGAGCTCCTGAAAATAGTCAGTTCCTAAATCTTCCATTTGCTTATTATGTTCTGGTTGTGGTTGAATCAAACCCTCCGCCATCCACAGAAGAATCAATTGTTGCTCACAAAATTCATAATCGTTTGGAAGTATCGAACAATAGGCAAAGCATCgtttcaaatgtgaaggaagATAGTGATAGCTTAATCTTAATACCGGAAGTATGTCACGCTCATTTGATAGActccataattttttgttcaatatTTCCTCCCATTCATTCATCTCTTTACGAAGTAAAAGGCCGCCAAGAGTCCTAGCAGCCAAAGGCAATCCACTGCATCTTGCAACAATTTTCTCCTTGAGTAACCCGAAATTTGGTGATATATCTCTGTTAACATTCCTGAATGCATGCTGCTCAAATACTTCAAAACAAACGTCATTTGACATAGGCTCCAAATTATGAACTAGAGTACCAGCTCCCATCATTTTCGAAACTTCTGCATCTCGCGTTGACACAATGATCTTGCTTCCTACTGCTCCATCAAGAAAGGGGGACTGCAGTTTCATCCATAGACCATAGCTACATGTGCCCCAAACATCATCTGAAACAATTAAAAACTTCTTCCTGGCTAATTCCTTATGCAGATACTGTTTGTGGGAACCAAATTAAACCTGAAGTCAAATAATTAGGcaaatcaatttgggaattatttgacctaattaggagttatctaacctaattgggagttacctaatctaattgggaattacctaatcaaattggaGGTTGCTTGATCCTCACCTTAATTAGGGATTCAGTTAAATCCCTAATCCCTAaatacaccaacctcaccaaccacaccaacctcaccaactacaccaacctcaccaactgcaccaaccccaccaacctctCCAAGGTCACTATAAATACTTGGTTACGCACAATGATGAGGTATGTCAGAAGTACTGCTAAAACCTCTGTAGAGATCTTCCCTCACAGAGCCTAGCTACCTCTATTTTACATAAGTCTCCGGCCGCCCggtttatattataaacatatcTCCGTACTCTAttatctattattttttatacgattcaattaaactaatttaggcatcgaagggcctttggccaacacccgcTGGGTGTGGTCCTcgtatttgttctattttgcagggagaaagaggaggcaaagaagaaaggggaattTTTCCaatcgaatattctcgtgggaaaatttgctcccacaaattggtgctttcattgagagcatgagttatactcaacgtgtgctcaaggaatccattcctcctattttccaatccaccgaagccttccaaacaaccatggttggaagcaagaagacgagaggCAAAACTGCGCAATGGCTAGATCCGCAACAGCCCAAAGCCATTCCACCCACGATCCCGCGATCGACATGGTGGCACCACCACCTCTCACCACCGTGCCACCTACCGGACCTCCAGCTGAGACCATCGCACCGGCCACCGCTGCCGAATATGGTGGAACATCCCATCAAGGCGGGCTCGTTACCACCGCCGACTTAGGCCCGGtcttggagcaacttcaaGCATTCCCTCCATTGCTTCCACGCTCCAT
The sequence above is a segment of the Prunus dulcis unplaced genomic scaffold, ALMONDv2, whole genome shotgun sequence genome. Coding sequences within it:
- the LOC117613185 gene encoding putative disease resistance RPP13-like protein 1, whose amino-acid sequence is MKLQSPFLDGAVGSKIIVSTRDAEVSKMMGAGTLVHNLEPMSNDVCFEVFEQHAFRNVNRDISPNFGLLKEKIVARCSGLPLAARTLGGLLLRKEMNEWEEILNKKLWSLSNERDILPWAAGDICFRLEDKQNSDHVQLGCFTKARHASYISGKYDVVKRFEAFSEVKQLRTFLPLSSDYPSNYLSRKVTFDLLPKLQYLRVLSLNGYLLTELPNSIGKLKYLRYLDLSYTRIACLPKSTTSLYNLQTLILEGCRYLEALPLNLRNLVNLRHLNNSDVDSLKAMPPQLGRLTNLQSLPNFVVGKGSDQSDIREIGSLFHLQRTLRLLRLENVIDAEDARRANLKFKERLDELVLEWSDNAQETQLGVLDKLETDRMLKILGIKGYAGLKFSQWIGDRLFSTMVRVSLNKCENCKILPPLGQLPSLKTLSIRGMTAVENVGPEFYGESSLPFPVLEELQLANMHNWKKWLPFVQDQ